A section of the Bacillus sp. HSf4 genome encodes:
- a CDS encoding metallophosphoesterase — protein sequence MFIIVLLLLILGMIPILYKANHNTKDVKVNTITVNRTHAKTFKKKLNILHLSDLHLENISISPEKIVDLAGKKQIDLIALTGDFLDRKRSIPKLIQYLKALRELKPAYGMYAVFGNHDYVLKGEHFQKLKSVLEENGCVTLQNKHVSIEVEGEVLNIIGIDDYSTKRSNVRDSYKGVKDGYHLVLTHDPNVVLDMKEFHFDYLLSGHFHGGQIHWPKPYHLVKMGKLVRMNMIKGLHYHHDKPFYISEGLGQTGANIRIGSRPEVTFHHIS from the coding sequence ATGTTTATCATTGTACTCTTATTGTTGATATTAGGAATGATTCCTATTTTATATAAAGCGAATCACAATACAAAAGATGTGAAAGTCAACACGATTACCGTCAACCGGACACATGCAAAGACGTTCAAAAAAAAGCTGAACATCCTGCATCTATCAGATCTTCATTTAGAAAACATTTCGATCTCTCCGGAAAAGATTGTTGATCTTGCCGGCAAAAAACAAATCGATCTGATCGCGTTGACAGGCGATTTTCTTGATCGAAAACGAAGCATTCCCAAGCTGATTCAGTACTTGAAAGCGTTGCGGGAGCTCAAGCCGGCCTACGGGATGTATGCCGTGTTCGGGAACCATGACTACGTCTTGAAAGGTGAACATTTTCAAAAGCTGAAAAGCGTTCTGGAGGAAAACGGATGTGTCACCCTGCAAAACAAACACGTCTCCATAGAAGTGGAAGGCGAGGTATTAAACATTATCGGCATTGATGACTACAGTACAAAAAGAAGCAATGTCCGAGACTCATATAAAGGGGTAAAAGACGGCTATCATCTCGTACTGACGCACGATCCGAATGTTGTGCTTGATATGAAGGAATTTCACTTCGACTACCTTTTGTCAGGGCATTTTCACGGCGGACAAATTCATTGGCCGAAGCCTTATCATCTCGTGAAGATGGGAAAGCTTGTGCGAATGAATATGATCAAAGGCTTGCACTATCATCATGATAAACCTTTTTATATCAGTGAAGGATTGGGCCAGACCGGAGCCAACATCCGCATCGGAAGCAGGCCGGAAGTGACATTCCATCATATTTCATAA
- a CDS encoding undecaprenyl-diphosphate phosphatase — MNFWDLIVAVMLGIVEGLTEYAPVSSTGHMIIADDLWLKSKELLTPEAANTFKVVIQLGSILAVAIVFKDRILNLLGMKKNITEEQKQGSRLSLAQIAVGLVPAAVLGFLFEDYIDRYLFSVRTVAVGLIAGAVLMLIADVINKRKSTTDSVDRMTYKQALGMGLFQCLALWPGFSRSGSTISGGVILGLNHRAAADFTFIMAIPIMMGASLLSLIKNREFLSADVLPFFIAGFISAFVVALFVVRFFLRLINKIKLVPFAIYRIILGILLFILFL; from the coding sequence ATGAATTTTTGGGATCTTATTGTCGCCGTTATGTTGGGAATTGTTGAAGGGCTCACTGAATATGCGCCTGTCTCGTCAACAGGGCATATGATCATCGCCGATGATCTGTGGCTCAAGTCAAAAGAGCTGCTTACTCCGGAAGCGGCCAACACCTTTAAAGTTGTGATTCAGCTCGGCTCCATTCTGGCCGTCGCCATCGTCTTCAAAGACCGGATTCTCAATCTGCTCGGCATGAAGAAAAACATCACGGAGGAGCAGAAGCAAGGCAGCCGGCTGTCGCTCGCACAAATCGCCGTCGGGCTCGTTCCCGCCGCAGTGCTTGGGTTTTTATTCGAGGATTATATTGACCGGTACCTGTTCTCCGTCCGCACCGTCGCCGTCGGACTCATCGCAGGGGCGGTTCTGATGCTGATTGCGGATGTGATCAATAAACGGAAATCTACGACTGACTCAGTCGACAGAATGACATACAAACAGGCGCTTGGTATGGGGCTGTTTCAATGTCTGGCGCTTTGGCCGGGCTTTTCCCGGTCAGGCTCAACGATTTCGGGCGGTGTCATTCTCGGATTAAATCACAGAGCGGCCGCCGATTTCACGTTCATTATGGCGATCCCGATCATGATGGGGGCAAGCCTGCTTTCCTTGATTAAAAACCGCGAATTCTTAAGCGCGGACGTTCTCCCGTTTTTTATCGCGGGATTTATCAGCGCTTTTGTGGTTGCCCTTTTCGTCGTCCGTTTTTTCCTCAGACTGATCAATAAAATTAAGCTCGTTCCGTTTGCGATTTATCGGATCATTCTCGGCATTCTCCTGTTCATTTTATTTCTTTAG
- a CDS encoding AI-2E family transporter, with the protein MESLQMWGGRFKKFFLDNKFVLFLLVLLLIGLNILVFTKASFVFTPFIVLIETVALPVVLTGVVYYLLNPIVDFLERKKVKRVYSILLLYIVIIGLITISIVSVIPFLKEQIMSLVNNFPRYVHIVEDQIKQLIGSRFFNQVQQTLNINLTDLAGKLSDQATSILNSTFTGVGTFIGAVTEVVISIVTVPFILFYLLKDGKKLPLFILKVVPVRLREQTYVMMSEMNHRLSSYIRGQIIVSFCIGCLLFIGYMIIGLEYASLLAVVAACTSIVPYLGPTIAITPAIIIALVTSPFMLVKLIIVWTVVQLFEGKFISPQIMGKNLHIHPVTIIFVLLTAAKLFGVIGVILAIPGYAVIKVIVIHLFEWFKQRSHLYEKTEEDQT; encoded by the coding sequence ATGGAATCATTGCAAATGTGGGGCGGCAGGTTTAAAAAGTTTTTCTTAGACAATAAATTCGTGTTGTTTTTGCTTGTCCTGCTGCTGATCGGACTGAACATCCTAGTATTTACGAAAGCTTCATTTGTCTTCACACCTTTTATTGTTCTCATCGAGACGGTCGCTCTGCCGGTTGTGCTGACAGGCGTTGTCTATTATCTGCTAAATCCGATCGTCGATTTTTTGGAACGGAAAAAAGTGAAGAGAGTGTATTCGATACTCCTTCTTTACATCGTGATCATCGGTTTGATTACGATCTCGATCGTCTCGGTCATCCCGTTTTTGAAGGAACAGATTATGAGCCTCGTCAACAATTTTCCAAGGTATGTCCACATTGTCGAGGATCAAATTAAACAGCTGATCGGAAGCCGGTTTTTCAACCAAGTGCAGCAGACGCTGAATATTAACCTGACGGATCTGGCCGGAAAATTATCCGATCAGGCAACAAGTATTTTAAACAGTACGTTCACCGGTGTGGGAACCTTTATCGGGGCTGTGACCGAAGTCGTTATCTCCATTGTGACCGTGCCTTTTATCCTGTTTTACTTGCTGAAGGACGGCAAAAAACTGCCGTTGTTTATTTTGAAAGTCGTCCCGGTCCGTTTAAGAGAACAGACGTATGTCATGATGTCTGAGATGAACCACCGCTTAAGCTCCTACATCAGGGGACAGATCATCGTCAGCTTTTGCATCGGCTGTCTTTTGTTCATTGGGTATATGATCATCGGCCTTGAATATGCTTCTCTTTTGGCGGTTGTCGCAGCATGTACGAGCATTGTCCCGTATCTCGGGCCGACGATTGCGATCACGCCGGCGATTATTATCGCCCTTGTGACATCCCCGTTTATGCTTGTGAAGCTGATTATCGTCTGGACCGTTGTCCAGCTGTTTGAAGGCAAATTTATTTCGCCGCAGATCATGGGGAAAAATCTGCATATCCATCCGGTGACGATCATTTTTGTGTTGCTGACGGCCGCCAAGCTGTTCGGCGTCATCGGCGTCATCCTTGCCATTCCGGGATATGCCGTCATCAAAGTCATTGTCATCCATCTGTTTGAGTGGTTTAAACAGCGTTCACACCTGTATGAAAAAACAGAAGAAGACCAAACATAA
- a CDS encoding Gfo/Idh/MocA family oxidoreductase: protein MIRFGVVGTNWITDRFLEAARMTDDFQLTAVYSRTEERGSEFAQKYGVTAVFTDIEKMAASDCLDAVYIASPNSLHKEQAVTFMKNGKHVLCEKPLASHVGEAEEMVKTARAHRVALMEAMKTTFLPNFQNIISHLPRIGKIRRFIASYCQYSSRYDAYRNGTVLNAFNPAFSNGSLMDIGVYCIHPAVVLFGRPLDIKANGLILESGADGEGTVLLTYEGHEAVLMHSKIADSYIPAEIQGEDGSIIIDKIHRPEKVEIRFRDGSIEDITLADKKPAMFYETVEFINLIKQGRIESTWNSFERSLATLAVMDEARKQIGLVFPADRKTNK, encoded by the coding sequence ATGATACGGTTCGGTGTAGTCGGAACCAATTGGATTACAGACCGCTTTCTTGAAGCGGCAAGGATGACGGACGATTTTCAATTGACAGCCGTCTATTCAAGGACGGAGGAGCGCGGGAGCGAATTTGCCCAAAAATACGGCGTGACCGCCGTTTTTACTGATATTGAAAAGATGGCTGCAAGCGACTGTCTTGATGCGGTTTACATCGCAAGTCCCAATTCTTTACATAAAGAACAAGCGGTGACCTTCATGAAAAACGGGAAACACGTTTTATGCGAAAAGCCGCTTGCGTCCCATGTCGGAGAGGCTGAGGAAATGGTGAAAACAGCCCGAGCTCACCGGGTCGCTTTGATGGAGGCCATGAAAACCACGTTTCTTCCAAACTTTCAAAACATCATCAGCCATTTGCCAAGGATCGGAAAAATCCGTCGCTTTATAGCCAGCTACTGCCAGTATTCCTCGCGTTATGACGCCTATCGAAACGGCACCGTTTTAAATGCGTTCAATCCCGCTTTTTCAAACGGCTCCCTGATGGATATCGGCGTCTATTGCATCCATCCGGCTGTCGTTTTGTTTGGGAGGCCGCTCGATATTAAGGCGAACGGGCTGATCCTTGAATCGGGAGCGGATGGGGAAGGAACGGTGCTTTTAACATATGAGGGGCATGAAGCCGTCCTGATGCATTCGAAAATCGCCGACTCCTACATCCCGGCGGAAATTCAGGGGGAAGACGGCTCAATCATCATCGATAAAATCCACCGGCCTGAAAAGGTCGAAATCCGTTTCCGCGACGGCAGCATTGAAGATATCACACTCGCTGATAAAAAGCCGGCGATGTTTTATGAAACAGTCGAATTTATCAATTTAATTAAACAGGGCCGGATCGAATCAACCTGGAATTCGTTTGAACGGTCTCTCGCCACTTTAGCGGTCATGGATGAAGCGCGAAAGCAGATCGGCCTCGTTTTTCCGGCAGACCGAAAGACAAACAAATGA
- a CDS encoding type 1 glutamine amidotransferase domain-containing protein, translated as MRLEGKKVMALVSDEFEDLELWYPILRLKEEGAIVHIIGEKADHEYKGKHGVPAVSDYDMRSVNIEEYDAILVPGGWAPDKLRRYPEVLDMIRTFNERRKPIGQICHAGWVLISAGILEGRKVTSTPGIKDDMENAGATWVNEPAVVDGHIVSSRRPPDLPAYVKAFADLLAQY; from the coding sequence ATGCGATTGGAAGGAAAGAAAGTCATGGCTTTGGTGAGCGATGAATTTGAAGATTTAGAGCTTTGGTATCCGATTTTAAGGCTTAAGGAAGAAGGGGCGATCGTTCATATCATCGGTGAAAAAGCGGATCATGAATACAAAGGGAAACACGGCGTCCCTGCGGTATCGGATTATGATATGAGAAGCGTGAACATCGAAGAATATGACGCGATTCTTGTTCCGGGGGGATGGGCGCCTGATAAGCTGAGAAGATACCCCGAAGTGCTTGACATGATCCGGACATTCAACGAAAGGCGGAAGCCGATCGGACAAATCTGCCACGCCGGCTGGGTGCTGATTTCCGCCGGCATTTTGGAAGGCAGGAAGGTGACGAGCACGCCGGGGATTAAAGATGACATGGAAAATGCCGGCGCCACATGGGTGAATGAACCCGCTGTCGTTGACGGCCATATCGTGTCCAGCCGCCGCCCGCCCGATCTGCCGGCTTATGTCAAAGCATTTGCCGATCTTTTGGCGCAATATTAA
- a CDS encoding methyl-accepting chemotaxis protein, with translation MSKMIKWIKHPSIGKKLILSFLFILTVPIIVLSYSAYQTASSTLKTEIMDNARENVEQLNDIIDQNISQKADAASHFSSLFKESSYQEKGNASIKDKFEQYAKLHPDVEGIFTGSKDGLFVRYPFQEMPSGYNPVERDWYKKAVEHKGEVVITDPYKTASTGTMVITIAKQNEDGSGVVAINMKIDELIKATERVKIGKRGYAFITSADKKYVAHPKNEAGSVVDGSWSKAVYAKEKGTISYRLDGDKQMAFATNKLTGWKIGGTMYTDEIAEASKPVLNAALITLAVSIAAGVFLMILIIRSITGPLRRLVSSAKNISSGDLTQTINVRTKDELGQLGISFNEMAESLRSLISVIQTSVENVASSSEQLTASADQTSKATEHITSAIEQFSNGNESQNEKVETSAEQLTDMNNRLLDMSKTSASITESSLQSTEIAGTGGELVQKTVGQMNSIDQSVKQAESVVKGLEGKSKDITAILRVINGIADQTNLLALNAAIEAARAGEAGRGFSVVAEEVRKLAEQSASSAKEIEGLIQEIVNEIGKSLEMFQNVNREVQSGLNITDETDASFKQIYDMTNEIAGKLQMMNTAVEQLSQGSQQVAGAVEEIAEVSRESSGSIQDIAASAEEQLASMEEISSSAATLEQMAEELRDLTKKFKID, from the coding sequence ATGTCAAAAATGATCAAATGGATCAAACATCCTTCAATAGGCAAGAAATTAATTCTTTCATTCTTGTTTATTTTAACCGTTCCGATCATTGTTCTCTCATACAGCGCTTACCAGACGGCAAGCAGTACGCTTAAAACGGAGATCATGGACAATGCGCGGGAGAACGTCGAACAGCTGAATGACATCATCGATCAGAATATCAGTCAAAAAGCGGATGCGGCATCCCATTTCTCAAGTTTGTTTAAGGAAAGTTCATATCAAGAGAAAGGGAATGCCTCCATCAAAGACAAATTTGAACAGTATGCCAAACTGCATCCTGATGTCGAAGGTATTTTTACGGGATCAAAAGACGGGCTGTTCGTCCGCTATCCGTTTCAGGAAATGCCAAGCGGCTATAATCCGGTTGAAAGGGATTGGTATAAAAAGGCTGTTGAACATAAAGGAGAAGTGGTCATCACAGATCCTTACAAGACAGCGTCAACAGGCACGATGGTCATCACGATCGCTAAGCAAAATGAGGACGGCTCCGGCGTTGTGGCGATCAACATGAAAATCGATGAGCTGATTAAAGCAACAGAGCGCGTCAAAATCGGCAAGAGGGGCTACGCTTTTATCACAAGCGCTGATAAAAAGTATGTCGCCCACCCGAAAAATGAAGCGGGCTCAGTTGTTGACGGCAGCTGGTCTAAAGCGGTTTACGCCAAGGAAAAAGGGACAATATCATATCGATTAGACGGCGATAAGCAAATGGCTTTCGCGACAAACAAACTGACCGGCTGGAAAATCGGCGGAACGATGTATACAGATGAAATCGCCGAAGCATCAAAGCCTGTTTTAAACGCCGCTTTGATCACGCTCGCCGTCAGCATCGCAGCAGGCGTCTTTCTGATGATCTTGATCATCAGATCGATCACAGGCCCGTTAAGAAGGCTTGTTTCGTCCGCGAAAAACATCAGCAGCGGAGACCTGACACAGACGATCAATGTCCGTACAAAGGATGAGCTTGGACAGCTGGGCATAAGCTTTAATGAAATGGCTGAGTCGCTTCGTTCATTGATCAGCGTCATCCAGACCTCTGTTGAAAATGTCGCTTCTTCGTCAGAACAGCTGACGGCCAGCGCAGATCAGACAAGCAAGGCGACAGAGCATATTACATCGGCGATCGAACAATTTTCCAACGGAAATGAAAGCCAGAATGAGAAAGTCGAAACAAGCGCTGAGCAGCTGACAGACATGAATAACCGCTTGCTTGACATGTCCAAAACCTCCGCCTCGATTACGGAATCATCGCTGCAATCGACCGAAATCGCCGGAACAGGCGGAGAGCTTGTGCAAAAAACAGTCGGACAGATGAACTCAATCGACCAGTCAGTCAAACAGGCGGAATCTGTCGTCAAAGGCCTTGAAGGCAAATCAAAAGACATTACAGCCATCCTGCGCGTCATCAACGGGATCGCGGATCAAACGAATTTGCTGGCGCTGAATGCGGCGATTGAAGCCGCAAGGGCTGGAGAAGCCGGACGGGGCTTCTCAGTCGTAGCTGAGGAAGTGCGCAAACTGGCCGAACAATCCGCTTCATCCGCTAAGGAAATCGAAGGCCTGATCCAGGAAATCGTCAATGAAATCGGAAAGTCCCTTGAAATGTTCCAGAACGTTAACCGCGAGGTACAGTCCGGGCTCAACATAACAGATGAAACAGATGCAAGCTTTAAACAAATCTATGACATGACAAACGAAATCGCAGGAAAACTGCAGATGATGAACACCGCTGTTGAACAGCTGTCACAGGGCTCACAGCAAGTCGCCGGTGCGGTGGAAGAAATCGCCGAAGTATCGAGAGAAAGCTCAGGCAGCATTCAGGATATCGCCGCTTCCGCGGAAGAGCAGCTTGCTTCAATGGAAGAAATCAGTTCATCCGCAGCCACGCTCGAACAAATGGCTGAAGAGCTTCGCGATTTGACGAAAAAATTTAAAATAGACTAA
- a CDS encoding methyl-accepting chemotaxis protein encodes MKTQLDWLKRPSISKKLFLSFLLVLTVPILALSYSAYHTAGSSLESEIMRSAQDNVEQLNEIIDQNIGKKEHAVSYFSDWVNEKLYKEKGNVSLKEKFEQYAKLNEDVEAIFTGSNDGLFVRYPNEKMSSDYNPVERDWYKKAVENKGKVIVTDPYKTASTGTMVVTIAQQTADGSGVVAVNMKIDELIKASERVNIGKNGFAFISSDDKKYVAHPTIKAGTEGKGDWVAQMYGKEKGSFQYTFQGKEKQMAFTTNKLTGWKIGGTMFTEEISEAAQPVFNMAMIILAAAIALGGILVYFIVRGISKPLNQLVSSAKSISSGDLTQKIEVRSKDEFGQLGTSFNEMADSLKKLISVIQTSVDNVASSSEELHASAAQTSKATEHITMAIEQFSDGNESQKEKVEASAQQLNEMNNGLQDMSKTSAVITDASVKSTEIAGKGEELVQKTVGQMNSIDRSVKQAEAVVKGLEGKSKDITSILRVINGIADQTNLLALNAAIEAARAGESGRGFSVVAEEVRKLAAQSADSAKEIENLIQEIVKEIDHSLNMFQSVNHEVQSGLNITDETASSFRTIYEMTNDIAGKLQTMNAAAEQLSQGSQEVSGAVEEIADVSRESTASIQDIAASAEEQLASMEEISASSTTLAELAEELRDLTKQFKIE; translated from the coding sequence ATGAAAACACAATTGGACTGGCTCAAACGTCCGTCTATTTCAAAAAAGCTGTTTTTGAGTTTTTTATTGGTGCTGACAGTACCGATCTTAGCTCTATCCTACAGCGCCTATCACACGGCGGGAAGCTCTCTCGAAAGCGAGATCATGAGAAGCGCCCAGGATAATGTTGAACAGCTCAATGAAATCATTGATCAAAATATCGGAAAGAAAGAACATGCGGTTTCCTATTTCAGCGATTGGGTGAATGAGAAGCTTTATAAAGAGAAAGGAAATGTGTCACTGAAGGAAAAATTCGAGCAGTACGCCAAGCTGAATGAAGACGTGGAAGCAATCTTCACAGGTTCAAATGACGGATTGTTCGTCCGCTACCCAAATGAAAAGATGTCAAGCGATTATAATCCGGTTGAAAGGGACTGGTATAAGAAAGCCGTTGAAAATAAAGGCAAAGTCATTGTGACAGACCCTTACAAAACGGCTTCGACCGGCACGATGGTCGTCACGATCGCACAGCAGACGGCGGACGGCTCCGGTGTTGTCGCTGTCAACATGAAAATCGATGAGCTGATTAAAGCGTCAGAGCGCGTCAATATCGGCAAAAACGGGTTTGCGTTTATTTCAAGCGATGACAAAAAGTATGTGGCCCATCCGACCATTAAAGCCGGAACGGAGGGCAAAGGTGATTGGGTGGCACAAATGTACGGCAAAGAAAAAGGTTCTTTTCAATATACGTTCCAAGGCAAAGAAAAGCAGATGGCCTTCACAACAAACAAGCTGACCGGTTGGAAAATCGGCGGAACGATGTTTACGGAGGAAATATCTGAAGCGGCCCAGCCGGTATTTAATATGGCGATGATCATTTTGGCGGCTGCGATCGCCCTCGGAGGGATTCTCGTCTACTTCATCGTTCGCGGAATCAGCAAACCGTTAAATCAGCTTGTTTCCTCGGCGAAAAGCATCAGCAGCGGAGATTTGACGCAAAAAATCGAAGTCCGTTCTAAAGACGAATTCGGCCAGCTTGGGACAAGCTTTAATGAAATGGCCGATTCTCTCAAGAAGCTGATCAGCGTCATTCAAACGTCGGTCGACAATGTGGCGTCTTCATCTGAAGAGCTGCACGCAAGCGCTGCACAGACAAGCAAAGCGACCGAACATATCACAATGGCCATTGAACAATTCTCTGACGGGAATGAAAGCCAGAAAGAAAAAGTAGAAGCGAGCGCACAGCAACTGAATGAGATGAACAACGGACTGCAGGATATGTCCAAAACGTCCGCAGTCATTACCGATGCTTCTGTCAAATCGACGGAGATTGCCGGCAAAGGGGAAGAGCTTGTGCAAAAGACGGTCGGCCAAATGAATTCAATTGACCGGTCCGTCAAGCAGGCCGAAGCGGTCGTCAAAGGACTTGAAGGCAAATCAAAAGACATCACGAGCATTTTGCGCGTCATTAACGGAATCGCTGATCAAACGAACCTGCTTGCGCTGAATGCCGCGATCGAAGCTGCCCGTGCCGGGGAATCGGGCAGAGGCTTCTCGGTCGTAGCCGAAGAAGTAAGGAAGCTTGCGGCCCAATCAGCGGATTCGGCGAAAGAAATCGAAAATCTGATTCAGGAAATCGTCAAAGAAATCGATCACTCTCTGAACATGTTTCAATCGGTCAACCATGAAGTCCAGTCAGGGCTCAACATAACTGATGAAACGGCGTCAAGCTTTAGAACCATATATGAGATGACAAATGATATTGCCGGCAAGCTGCAGACGATGAATGCCGCTGCAGAGCAGCTATCGCAAGGATCACAGGAAGTGTCGGGCGCTGTCGAAGAGATTGCAGATGTTTCCAGAGAAAGCACCGCAAGCATCCAGGATATCGCCGCTTCAGCGGAGGAACAGCTCGCCTCAATGGAGGAGATCAGCGCTTCTTCAACAACATTGGCGGAACTGGCTGAGGAGCTGCGGGATTTGACAAAGCAATTCAAGATCGAATAA
- a CDS encoding methyl-accepting chemotaxis protein, whose product MKRLLDWTRRPSISKRLIFSFILILTIPILVLSFTSYYTASSTLEDEIMRSAKDNVDELNEVITQNIGAKETSIAYFSEWVDQKAYEEKGQASIKQRFEQFSKQNPDVELVFTGSNESIYAQYPNAPLPDGYDPVERDWYKQAVEKKGETIVTEPYESASTGHMVVTIAKQTKDGSGVVALDMNIDKLIEAANSINIGKTGHAFILSNDKNYIADPEIKAGTEAGTALTDNMYSKASGVFDVTEKGKEKKTVYTTNKLTGWKIGGSMYKDEIKHAAQPVFNMAIITLAGAIVLGGLLVYFIVRAISKPLNQLVSSAKSISNGDLTQKIEVRSKDELGQLGTSFNEMADSLRALISAIQESVDNVASSSEQLTASADQTSKATEHITLAIERFSSGAENQNEKVETSSRQLSQMNDQLTEMAGVSETITASSIQSTEIAETGGELVQKTVGQMNSIDQSVKQAERVVKGLESKSKDITAILRVINGIADQTNLLALNAAIEAARAGESGRGFSVVAEEVRKLAAQSAGSAKEIETLIQDIVKEIEHSLNMFKSVNEEVQSGLVITEETESSFKQIYDMTNEIAGKLQTMNGTVEQLTDGSQAISGAVEEIADVSRESSAGIQDIAASAEEQLASMEEISSSAATLEQMAEELRDLTKKFKLE is encoded by the coding sequence ATGAAAAGGCTATTGGACTGGACAAGGCGTCCTTCTATTTCAAAAAGACTCATTTTTTCATTTATATTAATTTTAACCATTCCGATTTTAGTACTTTCGTTTACTTCATACTACACGGCGAGCAGTACGCTTGAAGACGAGATCATGAGGAGCGCCAAAGACAATGTCGATGAATTGAATGAAGTGATCACCCAAAATATCGGCGCCAAGGAAACATCTATCGCGTATTTCAGCGAATGGGTGGATCAAAAGGCGTACGAGGAGAAGGGACAGGCTTCCATCAAACAAAGATTTGAGCAATTTTCCAAGCAAAATCCTGATGTGGAGCTCGTGTTCACCGGCTCGAATGAAAGCATCTATGCTCAATATCCTAATGCACCACTGCCGGATGGATATGATCCGGTGGAGAGGGATTGGTATAAACAGGCGGTAGAAAAAAAAGGCGAAACGATCGTCACAGAACCATATGAGTCGGCATCAACAGGACATATGGTTGTCACCATCGCAAAGCAAACGAAAGACGGATCAGGCGTTGTCGCGCTTGACATGAATATTGACAAGCTGATCGAAGCGGCGAACAGCATCAATATCGGCAAAACCGGCCATGCTTTCATATTAAGCAATGACAAAAACTATATCGCCGATCCTGAGATCAAGGCCGGCACTGAAGCGGGAACGGCTTTGACCGACAACATGTACAGCAAAGCAAGCGGCGTGTTCGATGTTACGGAAAAAGGTAAAGAAAAGAAAACGGTTTACACGACGAACAAATTGACTGGCTGGAAAATCGGCGGCTCGATGTATAAAGACGAAATCAAACATGCTGCACAGCCGGTCTTCAATATGGCGATCATCACGCTGGCTGGAGCCATTGTATTGGGCGGCCTTCTCGTCTACTTCATCGTCCGGGCGATCAGCAAACCGTTAAATCAGCTCGTTTCATCTGCCAAGAGCATCAGCAATGGGGATCTGACACAAAAAATCGAAGTGCGCTCCAAGGACGAACTCGGTCAGCTTGGCACAAGCTTTAACGAGATGGCCGACTCATTGCGCGCGCTGATCAGTGCCATTCAAGAATCGGTTGACAATGTAGCCTCATCCTCAGAACAGCTGACAGCAAGCGCTGATCAGACGAGCAAAGCGACCGAACATATTACATTGGCCATCGAGCGGTTCTCAAGCGGCGCTGAAAATCAGAACGAAAAAGTCGAAACAAGCTCACGACAGCTCAGCCAAATGAATGACCAGCTGACCGAAATGGCCGGTGTATCAGAAACGATTACGGCTTCATCCATTCAATCGACGGAAATTGCCGAAACAGGCGGAGAGCTCGTCCAGAAAACCGTCGGTCAGATGAATTCGATTGATCAATCAGTCAAGCAGGCTGAACGCGTTGTCAAAGGATTGGAATCAAAATCCAAAGACATCACGGCAATCCTCCGCGTGATCAACGGCATTGCCGACCAGACGAATCTTTTGGCGCTGAACGCCGCCATCGAAGCAGCGCGCGCCGGAGAATCGGGCAGAGGCTTTTCAGTCGTCGCTGAAGAAGTAAGGAAGCTCGCCGCACAATCAGCAGGATCGGCGAAAGAAATCGAGACGCTGATTCAGGACATCGTCAAAGAGATCGAACACTCTCTCAACATGTTCAAATCCGTCAACGAGGAAGTGCAGTCAGGTCTTGTCATTACAGAAGAGACGGAATCAAGCTTTAAGCAAATCTATGATATGACAAATGAAATCGCCGGAAAGCTGCAGACGATGAATGGCACGGTCGAACAATTAACAGACGGTTCACAAGCGATTTCGGGAGCGGTCGAAGAGATTGCAGATGTTTCACGAGAAAGCTCCGCCGGCATTCAGGACATTGCCGCATCGGCGGAAGAACAGCTCGCTTCCATGGAAGAGATCAGCTCATCAGCTGCAACTCTTGAACAAATGGCAGAAGAGCTTCGCGATTTAACGAAAAAATTTAAGCTTGAATAG